In one Rhopalosiphum padi isolate XX-2018 chromosome 3, ASM2088224v1, whole genome shotgun sequence genomic region, the following are encoded:
- the LOC132925019 gene encoding KRAB-A domain-containing protein 2-like — MCLKIVGEAKTMKDYRVVRKYDILKINGKERLIRPVDEKNVVLYYVKIDELFDILHETHSAIGHGGRNRMMAELKNKYCNITNETVMVYLKLCVQCQKKAVPPRRGLVSKPILESTFNSRAQVDLIDMQSQHYNDYRFIMNYQDHLTKYVILKPLKSKRAEEIAYNLIDIYTLFGAPAILQSDNGREFVNSVINELHIMWNEVKIVHGKPRHSQSQGSVERANRDVQEMLAAWMNKAFFLFLKIPIL; from the coding sequence atgtgtttaaaaattgtCGGTGAAGCTAAAACAATGAAGGACTATCGTGTAGTACGTAAgtacgatattttaaaaataaatggaaaagaACGTCTTATTAGACCAGTAGacgaaaaaaatgttgtattgtatTACGTTAAAATTGACGAACTGTTTGATATTCTTCACGAAACACATTCTGCCATCGGCCACGGAGGACGAAATCGTATGATGGCagaactgaaaaataaatattgcaatataacAAACGAAACAGttatggtttatttaaaattatgtgttcaATGTCAGAAAAAAGCAGTGCCCCCAAGAAGAGGATTAGTATCTAAACCAATTTTAGAGTCAACTTTCAACTCACGGGCACAAGTTGACCTTATAGACATGCAATCTCAACATTATAATGACTATCGTTTCATAATGAATTACCAGGATCATTTGACTAAGTACGTAATATTGAAACCCTTAAAATCAAAACGCGCTGAAGAAATCGCTTATAATCTTATCGATATTTATACGTTATTTGGGGCACCTGCAATATTGCAATCCGATAACGGGAGAGAATTCGTTAATTCGGTGATTAATGAACTTCATATAATGTGGAATGAAGTCAAAATCGTTCACGGAAAGCCAAGACATAGTCAAAGTCAGGGGTCAGTTGAACGAGCCAATAGAGACGTCCAAGAAATGCTAGCTGCTTGGATGAATAaagcattttttctatttttaaaaatacctattttgtAG